The genomic stretch ATATACCCCGTACATCTGGAAGTAGGAAAGAAAGATGTTGGTAGTGGTCAGTTACGATGTCAATGTTACCAGTGAGGGCGGTGCGAAACGCCTTCGAAAAATAGCCAAACTTTGCGAAAATCATGGGCAGAGGGTGCAGTTTTCAGTTTTTGAATGTCTGGTTGACCCGGTGCAGTGGTCTGAGTTAAAATTTCAGCTAGAAAAGACCATTGATAATCAAAAAGACAGTTTAAGGTATTATTTTCTCGGCGCCAACTGGCAAAAAAGAGTTGAACACGTCGGAGCGAAAGAGCCATATGATCCCCAAGGACTACTTTTGCTGTGAGATGAATACATTTGTGTGCGCGAACCTCAAGCGTCCGAAAAAACGCTAGAAGGTTCGCGCTTTTGTAATGTAGCGCATCTTGCGGGTACTTACCGACGAATGAACCATGAAAAAGCGGGCGAAGCCACAAGTTCGCGCAATAATGGATTT from Cloacibacillus sp. encodes the following:
- the cas2 gene encoding CRISPR-associated endonuclease Cas2, encoding MLVVVSYDVNVTSEGGAKRLRKIAKLCENHGQRVQFSVFECLVDPVQWSELKFQLEKTIDNQKDSLRYYFLGANWQKRVEHVGAKEPYDPQGLLLL